A window of Halalkalibacillus sediminis contains these coding sequences:
- a CDS encoding dicarboxylate/amino acid:cation symporter: MNLTKPIIIALILGIVVGIGLNLMGSNVFNPVDTYLLTPLGQIFLRLIQMMVIPIVVISIILGTAGLGDPKKLGRIGGKTIGFFLISTTIAIIIAMSLAFIVQPGEQGLLDEEAANFEATEAPPIIDTLINIIPTNPIQAMVEGEMLQVIMFSIFIGFGLALLGKKTDKVHKLFEQGFELVMFLIMIIMYTAPFGAFGLIASAVGGTGFDAISSMLAYFLVVLAALLIHAGITYSAVVKFLAKKNPIWFFKNFLPAISVAFGTASSGATLPVSMSTAQKRLGVRKSVSGFVQPLGATINMDGTAIMQGVATVFIAQVYAQDLSMTQILTVVIVAVLASIGTAAVPGVGLVMLAMVLNQVGLPVEAIGLILGVDRLLDMTRTAVNITGDAACALWVSETEEAEPDSDSEEESAPQPS, encoded by the coding sequence ATGAATTTGACCAAGCCGATTATTATTGCACTTATTTTAGGTATTGTGGTTGGTATTGGCCTGAACTTGATGGGTTCGAATGTATTTAATCCTGTCGACACTTATCTTTTAACCCCTTTAGGCCAAATTTTCTTGCGCTTGATTCAAATGATGGTTATACCGATTGTTGTTATTTCGATTATTTTGGGGACAGCCGGGTTAGGTGATCCTAAGAAGTTAGGGAGGATCGGTGGAAAAACGATTGGTTTCTTCTTAATTTCCACGACGATTGCGATTATCATTGCGATGTCACTAGCATTCATCGTCCAACCTGGTGAACAAGGACTCTTAGATGAAGAAGCGGCTAACTTTGAGGCGACAGAAGCACCGCCAATTATCGATACATTAATCAATATTATCCCGACTAATCCGATCCAAGCGATGGTTGAAGGTGAGATGCTTCAAGTAATTATGTTCTCGATCTTCATTGGTTTCGGATTGGCATTATTGGGCAAGAAGACTGACAAAGTACACAAATTATTTGAACAAGGTTTCGAACTTGTAATGTTTTTAATCATGATCATTATGTATACAGCTCCATTCGGGGCATTCGGACTAATCGCCTCCGCAGTGGGAGGAACAGGATTCGATGCTATTTCGTCCATGCTGGCTTATTTCTTAGTGGTACTTGCGGCATTATTGATTCATGCGGGTATTACGTATAGTGCAGTCGTGAAATTCTTAGCTAAAAAGAATCCGATCTGGTTCTTTAAGAATTTCCTTCCCGCAATTAGTGTGGCGTTTGGTACAGCTAGTAGTGGGGCGACTTTACCTGTGTCCATGAGTACTGCGCAAAAGCGGTTGGGTGTGCGGAAATCGGTAAGCGGGTTTGTTCAACCATTAGGTGCAACAATCAATATGGACGGAACCGCGATCATGCAAGGTGTAGCAACTGTTTTCATCGCTCAAGTGTATGCTCAAGATTTATCCATGACGCAAATCTTGACTGTTGTGATTGTTGCAGTACTAGCATCGATTGGAACGGCTGCTGTACCTGGTGTCGGACTTGTGATGTTGGCAATGGTTTTGAATCAAGTAGGTCTTCCAGTTGAAGCAATAGGTCTGATCTTGGGTGTAGACCGTTTACTTGATATGACTAGAACAGCAGTGAATATCACAGGTGATGCTGCTTGTGCTCTTTGGGTATCAGAGACGGAAGAAGCTGAACCAGATTCTGATTCTGAGGAAGAAAGTGCACCTCAACCAAGTTAA
- a CDS encoding GNAT family N-acetyltransferase, with protein MIDTIKIRQLNIDDESNLASMDTGIEDDYVVRIFQRLIEHQEHALYGLFIDEQIVAVAGYSVFAEQYAMLGRWRSDRRYYGKGHATRLIQHTIDEVEKLPGIHWVGANTQVNNHPALRVLEKVQLPPLKKLHASTLMNPDDIARNPEAKWTQVKTLKEKRAWIKHVAGDQSTIFPYECYYPFPSSDTLFTDEKLEEWYFFENSSRNRVLIVSEDQKKYHYAHAVYLWDDSFEQPGLWDTLLDVYDHIRKKNDEETYVWIDLTDEEKSNIPTNFDFHFQDAWILHGKWL; from the coding sequence ATGATTGATACCATAAAAATTCGCCAATTGAACATAGATGATGAAAGTAACCTAGCAAGCATGGACACTGGTATTGAAGACGATTACGTCGTCCGTATTTTCCAACGTCTGATCGAACACCAGGAACATGCCTTGTATGGACTTTTTATTGATGAACAAATCGTGGCTGTTGCAGGATACTCAGTCTTTGCTGAACAATATGCCATGCTGGGCCGGTGGAGATCAGACCGCCGCTATTATGGGAAGGGCCATGCTACACGACTGATACAGCACACGATTGATGAGGTCGAGAAACTTCCAGGTATTCATTGGGTTGGCGCAAACACGCAAGTAAACAACCACCCAGCCCTACGAGTTTTGGAGAAAGTTCAACTCCCTCCTTTGAAAAAATTACACGCATCGACTCTTATGAATCCTGACGACATCGCGAGGAACCCTGAGGCAAAATGGACTCAAGTAAAAACGTTAAAAGAAAAAAGAGCATGGATCAAACATGTAGCTGGAGATCAATCAACCATTTTTCCATATGAATGTTACTATCCGTTCCCTTCTAGTGACACACTCTTCACTGATGAAAAACTTGAAGAGTGGTATTTCTTTGAAAACTCTTCAAGAAATCGCGTGTTGATCGTATCGGAAGATCAAAAGAAATATCATTATGCCCATGCGGTTTACCTATGGGATGATTCATTCGAGCAGCCTGGGTTATGGGATACCCTATTAGATGTGTATGACCATATTCGAAAGAAAAATGACGAAGAAACCTATGTATGGATTGATTTAACCGATGAAGAAAAATCAAATATACCAACTAATTTCGACTTCCATTTTCAAGACGCGTGGATTTTGCACGGTAAATGGCTATAG
- a CDS encoding DUF1129 family protein: MNAKELIEQNNTKREQLNKENLEYYENMLVYIRLQGNKSELATEEILDELLNHLLDAQAEGKTAYEVFGDAPKSYADELIGEIQPMFTKERFELFSMGIFMFAGWALLAAGILNPLLNWLLGFGSVTSTISIGYATIVSLLSVLLALAVCFAFLWYMRWSAFKKFNKILEFFILWITFMLMTGGFMAVIYFTPSFGPSFTIPTYYLAILGAILIIPATYLTKKSR, translated from the coding sequence ATGAATGCGAAAGAATTGATTGAACAAAACAATACGAAGCGCGAACAACTAAATAAAGAGAACCTGGAGTACTATGAAAATATGCTTGTCTATATACGACTTCAGGGGAACAAATCAGAACTTGCAACTGAAGAGATTTTAGATGAATTGCTTAACCATTTGCTTGACGCGCAGGCTGAGGGAAAAACGGCATACGAAGTATTCGGGGACGCTCCGAAATCTTATGCAGATGAATTGATCGGTGAGATTCAGCCGATGTTCACGAAGGAAAGATTCGAACTATTTTCAATGGGTATCTTCATGTTTGCAGGTTGGGCACTATTGGCTGCCGGCATACTGAATCCCTTATTGAACTGGCTACTAGGTTTCGGATCAGTAACGTCAACGATTTCTATTGGGTATGCTACAATCGTCAGTTTACTGTCCGTACTTTTAGCTCTAGCAGTATGCTTTGCATTTTTATGGTATATGAGATGGTCTGCGTTTAAAAAATTCAACAAAATTTTAGAATTTTTCATTCTTTGGATCACCTTCATGTTGATGACAGGCGGATTTATGGCTGTTATCTATTTTACGCCATCGTTCGGTCCGTCATTTACGATCCCTACTTATTACCTAGCAATCTTAGGAGCGATACTCATCATACCAGCCACTTATCTAACGAAAAAAAGCAGATGA
- a CDS encoding DegV family protein, producing the protein MFILPLQVSIDGKNYKENVDLTSQEFYQKVKVTNKAVKTSQPALGDIISTFEQIIEQGYEEIICVNISSEVSGTFQSVSNIADDFEGTKIHVVDSSLLSYPMYEMIQHGKKLIEHGRSAEDVVKIIQNDYKKVHTYIYVADIKYAYLGGGINMFAYNVGKTLKVHPILTLKEGKMELVKKVRTEKRSIDYMVNQVIEYAKSQPITQLNILHCNDRSISETIKNRLKDFSNIENIHIGALGPIIAAHGGEGSFALSWQEK; encoded by the coding sequence ATATTTATCCTACCTCTCCAAGTCAGTATCGACGGAAAAAATTACAAAGAGAATGTTGACCTGACTTCACAAGAGTTCTATCAAAAGGTTAAAGTGACTAACAAAGCGGTAAAAACCAGTCAACCAGCCTTAGGAGATATCATATCGACTTTCGAACAAATCATTGAACAAGGTTATGAAGAAATCATATGCGTAAACATCTCTTCAGAAGTCAGTGGCACCTTTCAATCAGTAAGTAATATTGCCGATGATTTTGAAGGGACAAAAATTCATGTAGTGGATTCAAGTTTACTATCCTATCCCATGTATGAAATGATTCAACATGGTAAAAAACTGATTGAACACGGAAGGTCAGCTGAGGATGTAGTTAAAATCATTCAAAATGATTATAAAAAAGTGCATACCTACATTTACGTAGCGGATATTAAATATGCTTATCTCGGTGGAGGGATCAATATGTTTGCCTATAATGTGGGGAAAACGTTGAAAGTACATCCCATTCTTACGTTGAAGGAAGGAAAGATGGAGTTAGTAAAGAAAGTCCGTACGGAGAAGAGATCAATTGATTACATGGTGAACCAGGTGATTGAATATGCTAAAAGCCAACCAATTACTCAGTTAAACATTCTACATTGTAATGATCGATCGATTTCAGAAACGATTAAAAATCGTCTGAAAGATTTTTCGAACATCGAAAATATCCACATCGGAGCACTTGGGCCAATCATCGCCGCTCATGGAGGAGAAGGTAGTTTTGCATTATCATGGCAGGAGAAATAG
- a CDS encoding alpha/beta hydrolase encodes MQIKQPKPFTFEAGKRAVLLLHGFTGHSADVRMLGRFLEKKGYTSHAPIYKGHGVPPEELVKTNADDWWNDALEAYNHLKEKGYEEIAVAGLSLGGVLALKLANEKPVKAVIPICSPMFFDNVEDLSQGFRSFAKEYKQLEKKDADQIEAELDELMDESSETFKTLSKLIESVHDSVDEIYAPTLVLQAEEDQMINKESANYIYENVEADEKDLKWYEGAPHVITLSDYKEQVHEDVYQFLESLDWSD; translated from the coding sequence ATGCAGATTAAACAACCTAAACCATTTACTTTCGAAGCAGGTAAACGTGCAGTACTTTTATTGCATGGCTTTACTGGACATTCGGCCGATGTACGGATGCTCGGTCGTTTCTTAGAAAAAAAAGGATACACAAGCCATGCACCGATTTATAAAGGACATGGAGTGCCCCCTGAAGAGTTGGTGAAAACGAATGCAGATGATTGGTGGAACGATGCTTTAGAAGCATACAATCATTTGAAAGAAAAAGGTTATGAGGAAATTGCTGTTGCAGGGCTTTCATTAGGTGGTGTACTCGCATTGAAATTGGCGAATGAAAAACCTGTAAAAGCAGTCATTCCGATCTGTTCACCAATGTTTTTTGATAATGTGGAAGATTTATCGCAAGGTTTTCGCAGTTTTGCGAAAGAATATAAACAACTAGAGAAAAAAGATGCTGATCAGATTGAAGCAGAATTGGATGAATTGATGGACGAGTCATCAGAAACGTTTAAAACATTGAGCAAACTGATTGAAAGTGTCCATGATAGCGTGGATGAAATCTATGCTCCAACGCTGGTTCTTCAAGCTGAAGAGGATCAAATGATCAACAAGGAAAGTGCCAATTATATTTATGAAAATGTGGAAGCTGATGAGAAAGATCTGAAATGGTATGAAGGAGCTCCACACGTAATCACATTGAGCGACTATAAAGAACAAGTCCACGAAGACGTCTACCAATTTTTAGAATCATTGGATTGGTCAGATTAA
- the gpmI gene encoding 2,3-bisphosphoglycerate-independent phosphoglycerate mutase, producing the protein MSANSLAALIILDGYALRDEEFGNAVKQANTPNFDRYWNKYPTTEITACGEAVGLPEGQMGNSEVGHLNIGAGRVVYQNLTRINLSIKDEEYMQNDAFLNAASHVNDQNGALHIFGLLSDGGVHSHIEHVYALLEMAKKQEVEDVFVHAFLDGRDVGPKTATTYLKQLQEKMDELEIGKIATVSGRYYAMDRDKRWDRVEKAYRAIRLGDGKETTDPIEAVEASYAEDIVDEFVEPIVMVDEQDQPVAMVENGDAIIYANFRPDRAVQLTDVFKNHLVDEFEGTYEKLENLFMVTMTQYRDDFDVGVAFPPNLPEDTIGEVVSKNGLKQLRIAETEKYPHVTYFMSGGNNQEFDGEKRVLIDSPKVATYDLKPEMSAYEVTDALLNELENDTPNLIVLNFANPDMVGHSGKLDPTIKAIEAVDECLGKVVDQVLEMDGYAVITADHGNADQVYNDDGSPMTAHTTNPVPVIVTKENVTLRGGGILGDLSPTVLELLKLDQPEAMTGKSLIESEK; encoded by the coding sequence ATGTCAGCTAATTCATTAGCAGCTCTAATCATCTTAGATGGATATGCACTTCGTGATGAAGAATTCGGTAACGCAGTGAAACAAGCGAATACACCTAATTTCGATCGTTATTGGAATAAGTACCCTACTACTGAAATCACTGCGTGTGGCGAAGCTGTAGGTCTCCCTGAAGGTCAAATGGGGAACTCCGAGGTTGGTCATTTGAATATTGGTGCAGGAAGAGTCGTCTATCAGAACCTTACCCGTATTAATTTATCAATCAAAGATGAAGAATATATGCAAAATGATGCTTTTTTGAATGCAGCTAGTCATGTGAATGACCAGAATGGTGCTCTTCACATTTTCGGGCTGCTTTCTGATGGCGGCGTCCACAGTCATATCGAGCATGTATATGCACTACTGGAAATGGCTAAGAAGCAAGAAGTAGAAGATGTATTTGTTCATGCTTTTCTTGATGGTCGTGACGTTGGTCCTAAAACCGCGACGACTTATTTGAAACAACTTCAGGAAAAGATGGACGAGTTAGAAATAGGAAAAATAGCGACTGTGTCTGGTCGCTACTATGCGATGGACCGTGATAAGCGTTGGGATCGTGTAGAAAAAGCTTATCGAGCGATTCGTTTAGGAGATGGCAAGGAAACAACAGACCCGATTGAAGCTGTCGAAGCTTCATATGCTGAGGACATTGTAGATGAATTCGTAGAACCGATTGTGATGGTGGATGAACAAGATCAACCAGTCGCTATGGTCGAAAACGGGGATGCAATCATTTATGCTAACTTCCGGCCGGACCGTGCAGTTCAACTGACCGATGTCTTTAAGAACCATTTAGTGGATGAGTTCGAAGGTACGTATGAAAAACTAGAAAACTTATTCATGGTGACGATGACACAATATCGCGACGATTTTGATGTTGGTGTTGCTTTTCCACCGAATTTACCGGAAGATACGATCGGTGAGGTCGTTTCGAAAAATGGTTTGAAACAGCTTCGCATCGCTGAAACCGAGAAATACCCACATGTCACTTATTTCATGAGTGGTGGAAATAATCAAGAGTTCGATGGTGAAAAAAGAGTGCTAATCGATTCGCCGAAAGTAGCGACGTATGACTTGAAGCCTGAAATGAGCGCATATGAAGTGACAGATGCGTTGTTAAATGAGCTCGAAAATGATACACCCAACTTGATTGTATTGAATTTCGCTAATCCAGATATGGTTGGACATTCCGGGAAATTGGATCCTACGATCAAAGCGATAGAAGCGGTCGACGAATGTCTAGGAAAAGTCGTCGATCAGGTTCTTGAAATGGATGGTTATGCTGTGATTACAGCTGATCATGGAAACGCCGATCAAGTATATAATGATGATGGTAGTCCGATGACGGCACATACGACAAATCCAGTGCCTGTTATCGTGACGAAGGAAAATGTAACCCTTCGCGGTGGAGGTATCTTAGGTGACCTCTCACCAACCGTCTTGGAGTTATTAAAACTGGATCAGCCAGAGGCTATGACGGGTAAGTCCTTGATTGAGTCTGAGAAGTAA
- the rnr gene encoding ribonuclease R yields MKKRLMQFFEHEANKPHGVEELQETLDFKESEELQNLMKALNELEQEGKLVLTRKDRYGLPEKMNLIKGRVQMHAKGFAFLIPDDEDRDDIYIHQSDLMSAMNGDIVLVRVEADSKDGNRPEGTVVRIVERNDQPIVGTYQDNGSFGFVLVDDKRFPSDIFIKKSQANGAAEGHKVIVKITEYPKERKSAEGEVVEILGHINDPGIDILTIIHKHGIKAKFDEETLNHANEVPEQISEDEIKNRRDLRDERIVTIDGADAKDLDDAVRVEKLENGNYLLGVYIADVSYYVTEGSPIDKEAFERGTSTYLTDRVVPMIPHRLSNGICSLNPQVDRLTLGCEMEIDSSGDVVHHEIFQAVIKTTERMTYSAVNEILNDGDTDTIERYGSLVPMFKHMEELAQVLRNKRMHRGAIDFDFKEAGIEVDEAGKPTDVVLRERGVAEKLIEEFMLAANETVSEHFHWMDVPFIHRIHEEPDAGKLQNFFEFVANLGYTIKGTPDDIHPKALQKALDEIRGSKEDLVVSKLMLRSMQQAKYSPENVGHFGLATKFYTHFTSPIRRYPDLIVHRLIRTYLIEGDLSSKTTDKWKENLPEIARHTSEMERHAVDAERETNDLKMAEYMSERIGEEYDGIISSITNFGLFVELPNTIEGLVHVSQLTDDYYHYDEKHHAMIGERTANIFRIGDEVNVRVVSTNIEDRVIDFEIVGMKPNRKSKKR; encoded by the coding sequence ATGAAAAAGAGGTTGATGCAATTCTTTGAACATGAGGCGAATAAACCACATGGCGTCGAAGAATTACAAGAAACCTTAGATTTTAAAGAAAGTGAAGAATTACAAAATTTAATGAAAGCATTAAATGAATTAGAGCAAGAAGGAAAGCTTGTACTAACAAGAAAGGACCGCTATGGTTTACCAGAAAAAATGAATCTGATCAAAGGTCGAGTGCAGATGCACGCTAAAGGGTTCGCATTCTTGATTCCTGATGACGAAGATCGAGATGATATATATATTCATCAATCCGATTTGATGTCAGCGATGAATGGCGATATCGTTTTAGTTCGTGTAGAAGCAGACTCTAAAGACGGCAATCGTCCTGAAGGAACTGTCGTAAGAATCGTTGAAAGAAATGATCAGCCGATTGTTGGTACTTATCAAGACAATGGCTCATTCGGTTTTGTGTTAGTTGATGACAAAAGGTTCCCGAGTGATATTTTCATTAAGAAAAGTCAAGCGAATGGTGCTGCTGAAGGACACAAAGTAATTGTGAAAATTACCGAGTACCCGAAAGAAAGAAAAAGTGCTGAAGGTGAAGTTGTTGAGATTCTTGGTCACATTAACGATCCTGGAATTGATATTTTAACGATTATTCATAAGCATGGCATCAAGGCGAAATTTGACGAGGAAACCCTGAATCACGCGAACGAAGTACCTGAACAGATTTCAGAAGATGAAATAAAAAATCGTCGTGATTTGCGTGATGAACGTATTGTTACAATTGATGGCGCGGATGCGAAGGATTTAGATGATGCCGTCCGTGTGGAAAAATTAGAAAACGGGAATTATCTATTAGGTGTCTATATAGCAGACGTCAGTTACTATGTGACGGAAGGATCTCCGATTGATAAGGAAGCCTTCGAGCGTGGGACAAGCACATACCTCACAGACCGTGTTGTGCCTATGATTCCGCACCGATTATCCAATGGAATTTGTTCATTGAATCCACAAGTTGACCGTCTGACACTTGGTTGTGAGATGGAAATCGATTCATCAGGTGATGTCGTACATCATGAAATATTCCAGGCAGTAATTAAAACAACTGAACGGATGACCTACTCCGCAGTCAATGAAATCTTGAATGATGGTGACACTGATACAATTGAACGTTATGGTTCGTTAGTTCCGATGTTCAAGCATATGGAGGAACTTGCTCAAGTTCTTAGAAATAAACGTATGCATAGAGGTGCAATCGATTTCGATTTCAAAGAGGCTGGAATTGAAGTTGACGAAGCTGGAAAGCCAACAGATGTAGTATTACGTGAACGCGGTGTTGCCGAGAAATTGATCGAGGAATTCATGCTAGCTGCAAACGAAACAGTTTCAGAGCATTTCCATTGGATGGATGTACCATTCATTCATCGTATCCACGAAGAGCCAGACGCTGGCAAACTGCAGAACTTCTTCGAGTTCGTTGCCAACTTGGGATACACGATTAAAGGTACACCAGATGATATTCACCCGAAAGCTTTACAAAAAGCATTGGATGAAATCAGAGGTAGCAAAGAGGACTTAGTCGTATCTAAATTGATGTTACGTTCGATGCAGCAAGCGAAGTACTCTCCAGAAAACGTAGGTCACTTCGGTCTTGCGACTAAATTCTACACGCACTTTACTTCGCCGATCCGTCGTTACCCTGATTTAATCGTACACCGATTGATTAGAACGTATTTGATTGAAGGCGATTTAAGTTCAAAAACAACAGATAAGTGGAAAGAAAACTTACCAGAAATCGCCAGACACACTTCAGAGATGGAGCGCCATGCAGTTGATGCAGAGCGAGAAACGAATGATCTGAAGATGGCTGAATATATGAGCGAGAGAATTGGTGAGGAATATGATGGTATCATAAGCTCGATCACAAACTTCGGCTTGTTCGTCGAGTTACCGAATACCATTGAAGGTTTAGTACACGTCAGTCAGCTTACGGATGATTATTATCACTATGATGAAAAGCACCACGCAATGATTGGTGAACGCACAGCCAACATTTTCCGAATAGGTGATGAAGTGAACGTCCGGGTTGTTAGCACGAATATAGAAGATAGAGTCATCGATTTTGAAATCGTCGGAATGAAGCCGAATAGAAAATCGAAGAAAAGATAA
- the eno gene encoding phosphopyruvate hydratase, which translates to MPYITDVYAREVLDSRGNPTVEVEVFTESGAFGSAIVPSGASTGEYEAVEMRDGDKGRYLGKGVEKAVKNVNEVVAPEMVGLDIRDQVLIDQHLIELDGSENKGNIGANAILGVSMASAHAAADFLEIPLYQYLGGFHSTTLPTPMMNILNGGEHADNNVDIQEFMIMPVSAPTFKEALRQGAEIFHALKKVLKDKGYNTAVGDEGGFAPNLKSNEEALETIVEAVEAAGYKIGTDIKLAMDVAASEIYSDGKYELKGEGVTRTAEEMVDWYEEMVNKYPIISIEDGLDENDWDGFKLLTDRIGDRVQLVGDDLFVTNTKKLSEGIEKGIGNSILVKVNQIGTLTETFEAIEMAKRAGYTAVISHRSGETEDATIADIAVATNAGQIKTGAPSRTDRVAKYNQLLRIEDELYTAAVYAGESAFYNLK; encoded by the coding sequence ATGCCTTATATTACGGATGTATATGCTAGAGAAGTATTGGATTCTCGCGGGAACCCGACAGTAGAAGTTGAAGTGTTCACGGAATCTGGAGCTTTCGGTTCGGCAATCGTGCCTAGTGGTGCTTCAACAGGTGAGTATGAAGCAGTAGAGATGCGTGATGGCGATAAAGGTCGCTATCTTGGTAAAGGTGTTGAAAAGGCGGTCAAGAACGTGAATGAAGTTGTTGCACCTGAAATGGTCGGACTCGACATTCGCGATCAAGTATTGATTGACCAGCATTTGATCGAGCTTGATGGTTCAGAAAATAAAGGGAACATCGGGGCTAATGCGATTCTTGGTGTGTCGATGGCAAGTGCTCATGCTGCAGCGGACTTCTTAGAAATTCCTTTGTATCAGTATTTAGGCGGCTTCCACTCGACGACGTTGCCAACGCCGATGATGAACATTCTAAACGGTGGAGAACATGCGGATAACAACGTGGATATCCAGGAATTCATGATCATGCCAGTAAGTGCACCGACGTTCAAAGAGGCTTTACGCCAAGGTGCAGAAATCTTCCATGCACTTAAAAAAGTGTTGAAAGATAAAGGTTACAACACGGCTGTTGGTGATGAAGGCGGATTCGCACCGAACTTGAAGTCGAATGAGGAAGCGCTTGAAACGATCGTTGAAGCGGTGGAAGCTGCTGGTTATAAAATCGGTACTGATATCAAGCTTGCAATGGACGTAGCTGCTTCAGAAATTTATTCTGACGGAAAATATGAGCTCAAAGGTGAAGGCGTTACTCGTACAGCTGAAGAAATGGTTGATTGGTATGAGGAGATGGTTAATAAGTATCCGATCATTTCAATTGAGGATGGCTTGGACGAAAACGATTGGGACGGTTTCAAATTGTTGACGGACCGTATCGGTGATCGTGTCCAATTAGTAGGGGATGACCTATTCGTAACGAACACGAAGAAGTTATCTGAAGGAATCGAAAAAGGAATCGGTAACTCGATCCTAGTTAAAGTGAACCAGATCGGAACATTGACTGAGACATTCGAAGCGATTGAAATGGCTAAGCGTGCTGGTTATACAGCTGTCATTTCACACCGCTCAGGTGAAACAGAAGATGCAACCATCGCAGATATTGCTGTTGCAACCAATGCCGGTCAAATCAAAACTGGTGCACCATCTCGTACAGATCGTGTAGCTAAATACAATCAGCTGTTACGCATTGAAGATGAGCTATATACAGCTGCTGTTTATGCAGGCGAATCAGCTTTTTATAATTTGAAATAG
- a CDS encoding PadR family transcriptional regulator codes for MKLRSQMLKGILEGCILAIIEKQPVYGYELSLKLQDNGLEDVSEGSIYPILLRLQKEKLIYGENQKSPSGPNRKYYFLTKEGEKALSDFHNNWEQIKTPVDQILKKSGENE; via the coding sequence CTGAAACTTAGAAGCCAGATGCTTAAAGGGATTTTGGAAGGTTGTATCCTAGCGATAATTGAAAAACAGCCAGTTTACGGCTATGAACTCTCATTAAAATTACAAGATAATGGGCTCGAGGATGTAAGTGAGGGATCCATCTATCCAATACTTTTACGATTACAAAAAGAAAAGTTGATATATGGGGAGAACCAGAAGTCACCAAGTGGACCGAATCGCAAATATTATTTTTTAACAAAAGAAGGGGAAAAAGCATTGAGCGACTTTCACAATAATTGGGAGCAAATAAAAACCCCAGTCGATCAAATCTTAAAGAAAAGTGGCGAGAACGAATGA
- the secG gene encoding preprotein translocase subunit SecG codes for MYAFLVTLLFIVTIGLIVVVLLQSGKSAGLSGAISGGAEHLFGKQKARGIDGVLHRLTIVFGVSFMVITFVLGYFIQ; via the coding sequence ATGTATGCATTTTTAGTCACATTACTGTTTATCGTAACGATCGGTTTGATCGTTGTTGTATTACTACAATCAGGTAAAAGCGCAGGCTTATCAGGAGCGATTTCTGGTGGTGCCGAGCATTTATTTGGTAAACAAAAGGCTCGTGGAATCGATGGTGTTTTGCATCGCTTAACAATCGTTTTCGGTGTGTCTTTTATGGTCATTACGTTTGTATTAGGTTATTTTATTCAATAG
- the tpiA gene encoding triose-phosphate isomerase → MRKPIIAGNWKMNKLAAEGARFLMDIREKVPEEGRVETVVCAPFIHLPFLSEAARDFPVSIGAQNMHHEESGAFTGEVSPAMLSDLLISHVIIGHSERRQYFNETDETVNQKTHAAFEHGITPIVCVGESLEQRENNETMDFVESQVVKGLEGLSEEQVKDVVLAYEPIWAIGTGKTASSEQANEVCTHIRKVIEKTFSKEAAEAVRIQYGGSVKPETIEELLSMSDIDGALVGGASLKEESFLKLVEAGANVS, encoded by the coding sequence ATGAGAAAACCTATTATCGCAGGAAACTGGAAAATGAATAAATTAGCTGCTGAAGGTGCTCGCTTTTTAATGGATATCCGTGAAAAAGTGCCTGAAGAAGGTAGAGTGGAAACAGTGGTTTGTGCTCCTTTTATCCATTTACCATTCTTATCAGAAGCTGCTAGAGACTTTCCAGTAAGCATCGGAGCACAGAATATGCACCATGAAGAAAGTGGTGCTTTTACTGGTGAAGTGAGTCCAGCGATGCTTTCTGACCTTTTAATTTCTCACGTGATCATTGGACATTCTGAGAGACGCCAATATTTTAATGAAACAGATGAAACAGTCAACCAGAAAACGCATGCAGCTTTCGAACACGGAATCACACCAATCGTGTGTGTAGGTGAATCATTAGAGCAGCGCGAAAATAATGAAACGATGGATTTTGTGGAATCTCAAGTAGTCAAAGGGTTGGAAGGCCTAAGTGAAGAACAAGTGAAAGATGTTGTGCTTGCTTACGAACCAATCTGGGCTATTGGCACGGGTAAGACTGCTTCTAGCGAACAAGCAAATGAAGTATGTACGCACATCAGAAAAGTAATAGAGAAAACTTTCTCAAAAGAAGCGGCTGAAGCTGTTCGTATTCAGTACGGTGGAAGTGTGAAGCCAGAGACGATCGAAGAGCTATTGAGCATGTCTGATATCGACGGAGCGTTAGTCGGAGGTGCAAGCTTAAAAGAAGAATCGTTCTTGAAATTAGTGGAGGCTGGTGCCAATGTCAGCTAA